The Corynebacterium vitaeruminis DSM 20294 genome window below encodes:
- a CDS encoding amino acid permease has product MSSQATGGSTPATRPTDLGHGLKTRHLTMMGLGSAIGAGLFLGTGVGIQAAGPAVLIAYMIAGGIVVLVMQMLGELAAARPESGSFSIYGEQAFGHWAGFSLGWLYWFMLTMVMGAEMTGAAAMMGAWFGVEPWIPALICVVFFAVVNLAQVRGFGEFEFWFAFVKVAVILGFLVIGLLLIFGLLPGHDFVGTSNFLGHGFMPNGLSGVATGLLAVAFAFGGIEIITIAAAESENPRRAIAVAVRSVIWRISLFYLGSVLIITFLMPYDTIQGADTAAESPFTIILGMANIPGVVGFMETVIVLALLSAFNAQIYATSRLVHSLAARGDAPKIFAKTNHHAVPTAAVLLSMFFAFVSVGLQYWNPPGLLTFLLNAVGGCLIVLWAMIALSYLRLHPQLEKSGELTDLRMWGHPWLPILSLVLIAGLVVLMLSDASSRAQIWSVAIIFGAIVASSFTTRKHAAAIAAAQ; this is encoded by the coding sequence ATGAGTTCTCAAGCAACCGGCGGGAGCACACCGGCAACCCGCCCCACAGACCTTGGTCACGGCCTCAAAACGCGCCACCTGACCATGATGGGCCTGGGCTCCGCCATCGGCGCGGGCCTCTTCCTCGGCACCGGCGTCGGTATCCAGGCCGCTGGCCCCGCCGTCCTCATCGCCTACATGATCGCGGGCGGCATCGTCGTCCTCGTCATGCAGATGCTGGGCGAGCTGGCCGCCGCCCGCCCGGAATCGGGCTCGTTCTCCATCTACGGCGAGCAGGCCTTCGGCCACTGGGCGGGATTCTCGCTCGGCTGGCTGTACTGGTTCATGCTGACCATGGTCATGGGCGCGGAGATGACCGGCGCGGCGGCCATGATGGGCGCGTGGTTCGGCGTGGAGCCGTGGATCCCGGCGCTCATCTGCGTGGTCTTCTTCGCCGTGGTCAACCTCGCGCAGGTGCGCGGTTTCGGCGAGTTTGAGTTCTGGTTCGCCTTCGTCAAGGTCGCCGTCATCCTGGGCTTCCTCGTCATCGGCCTGCTGCTCATCTTCGGCCTGTTGCCCGGCCACGACTTCGTGGGCACGAGCAACTTCCTCGGTCACGGCTTCATGCCCAATGGCCTCAGCGGCGTGGCCACCGGCCTGCTCGCGGTCGCCTTCGCCTTCGGAGGCATCGAGATCATCACCATCGCGGCCGCCGAGTCCGAGAACCCGCGCCGCGCCATCGCCGTCGCGGTGCGCAGCGTCATCTGGCGCATTTCGCTGTTCTACCTGGGCAGCGTCTTGATCATCACCTTCCTCATGCCGTATGACACCATCCAGGGCGCGGACACCGCCGCCGAGTCGCCGTTCACGATCATTCTCGGCATGGCGAACATCCCGGGCGTCGTGGGATTCATGGAGACGGTCATCGTCCTCGCGCTGCTGTCCGCCTTCAACGCGCAGATCTACGCCACCTCCCGCCTCGTCCACTCGCTCGCGGCCCGCGGCGACGCGCCGAAGATCTTCGCCAAGACCAACCACCACGCGGTTCCTACCGCCGCCGTCCTGCTGTCGATGTTCTTCGCCTTCGTCTCGGTCGGCCTGCAGTATTGGAACCCGCCGGGGCTGCTCACCTTCCTCCTCAACGCGGTGGGCGGCTGTCTCATCGTGCTGTGGGCGATGATCGCGCTCAGCTACCTCAGGCTGCACCCGCAGCTGGAAAAGTCCGGCGAGCTAACCGATCTGCGCATGTGGGGACACCCGTGGCTGCCGATCCTGTCGCTCGTACTCATCGCGGGGCTCGTCGTGCTCATGCTTTCCGACGCTTCGTCGCGGGCCCAGATCTGGTCCGTGGCCATCATCTTCGGCGCGATCGTCGCGTCGTCGTTCACCACGAGGAAGCACGCGGCCGCCATTGCCGCCGCCCAGTAG
- a CDS encoding PRD domain-containing protein, with amino-acid sequence MAVIRALNNNAVLCSDEHGGQTICLGKGLSFGRKLGDTIDAEQAEQVFRPSTVHPIANRTALLSEIPLELITLASEIVSESQIRKDPELLTPGLADHISFALERAKGGLEVSYPLVWEVSPLYPKEYTLGKLALDRIEQLSGVRLHGDEAAAIAMHFINAQFAAGDMSKAEASTKEIANTLALVSAELGRELSPDSTTVARFITHLRYLFVRLDADRPRERRPHGGQGGADRAVPPRGARPRDQRQRARVHRLAHRPAAQLARLSRRKPPWSYQGGFRDINA; translated from the coding sequence ATGGCCGTTATTCGCGCGCTCAACAACAATGCTGTGCTGTGTTCAGATGAACATGGAGGTCAGACTATTTGTTTGGGCAAGGGGTTGAGCTTCGGGCGGAAGCTGGGGGATACGATCGATGCCGAGCAGGCGGAGCAGGTTTTTCGCCCCAGCACCGTCCACCCCATCGCAAACCGCACCGCCCTCCTGTCAGAGATCCCGCTGGAGCTCATCACCCTCGCGTCCGAGATCGTGAGCGAGTCCCAGATCCGCAAGGATCCGGAGCTGCTCACCCCCGGGCTCGCCGACCACATTTCCTTCGCGCTCGAGCGGGCGAAAGGCGGGTTAGAGGTCAGCTACCCGCTGGTGTGGGAGGTCTCCCCCCTCTACCCGAAGGAGTACACGCTGGGTAAGCTCGCCCTCGACCGCATCGAGCAGCTCTCCGGCGTGAGGCTTCACGGCGACGAGGCGGCCGCGATCGCCATGCACTTCATCAACGCGCAGTTCGCCGCGGGCGACATGTCCAAGGCCGAGGCATCCACCAAGGAGATCGCGAACACCCTCGCGCTCGTATCCGCGGAGCTCGGCCGGGAGCTGTCCCCGGACTCCACCACCGTCGCGCGTTTCATCACGCACCTGCGCTACCTCTTCGTCCGACTCGATGCTGACCGCCCTCGAGAACGACGACCCCACGGCGGTCAAGGTGGCGCGGACCGTGCGGTCCCACCTCGAGGGGCGCGGCCGCGCGATCAACGACAACGAGCTCGCGTACATCGCCTTGCACATCGCCCGGCTGCGCAACTCGCTCGCCTAAGCCGACGAAAGCCGCCCTGGTCATACCAGGGCGGCTTTCGTGATATTAACGCCTAG
- a CDS encoding PTS transporter subunit EIIC, which produces MTASQFFKTNTFIAVAAVGALVSPSLTELASRVADGEHVSLFGMGLSQTTYTSTVLPPLFIVWGLSHLERFFRKYLPEVVVQLFTPLLCLVIAVPLTLLIIGPLSNDGAILIADGFNWLVKVAPLLAAATVGGFCQVIVIFGVHWGLPPWSWPTSPRTARTFSRHSRPPRSSPKSAPPSACSSSPAAWR; this is translated from the coding sequence GTGACCGCCTCCCAGTTCTTCAAGACCAACACCTTCATCGCGGTCGCCGCGGTCGGCGCGCTGGTGAGCCCCTCGCTCACCGAGCTCGCCTCGCGAGTCGCCGACGGCGAGCACGTGTCCCTCTTCGGCATGGGGCTGAGCCAGACCACCTACACCTCCACGGTCCTGCCGCCACTGTTCATCGTGTGGGGCCTGTCTCACCTAGAGCGCTTCTTCCGCAAGTACCTGCCCGAGGTTGTCGTCCAGCTGTTCACCCCGCTGCTGTGCCTAGTCATCGCCGTCCCGCTGACGCTGCTCATCATCGGCCCGCTGTCTAACGATGGCGCCATCCTCATCGCCGACGGATTCAACTGGCTGGTCAAGGTGGCCCCGCTGCTCGCGGCCGCCACCGTCGGTGGATTCTGTCAGGTCATCGTCATCTTCGGCGTCCACTGGGGGTTACCCCCATGGTCATGGCCAACTTCGCCCAGAACGGCTCGAACCTTTTCCAGGCATTCCAGACCCCCGCGGTCATCGCCCAAGTCGGCGCCGCCTTCGGCGTGTTCCTCAAGTCCCGCAGCGTGGAGATGA
- a CDS encoding PTS transporter subunit EIIB produces the protein MSTQVRDYPKLAHDIITLVGGPKNISTATRCATRLRLVLKEVPEDAHDKIGNLPGVITTVEKGGQFQVVIGNRVGDVYDAVVDELGIDPNEQQVDDAENKPRLMNRIIAMMSAVFAPFIYVLAAAGLIQGALIIITAAAPGFKETGTYEVFSLISWAQFTFLPISSR, from the coding sequence ATGAGCACTCAAGTTCGTGACTACCCCAAGCTCGCGCACGACATCATCACGCTTGTCGGCGGGCCCAAGAACATCTCCACCGCGACCCGCTGCGCCACCCGCCTCCGCTTGGTCCTCAAGGAGGTCCCCGAGGACGCACACGATAAGATCGGCAACCTCCCCGGCGTCATCACCACGGTGGAAAAGGGCGGCCAGTTCCAGGTCGTCATCGGCAACCGCGTCGGCGACGTCTACGACGCCGTCGTCGACGAGCTCGGGATCGACCCCAACGAGCAACAGGTCGACGACGCGGAGAACAAGCCGCGCCTGATGAACCGCATCATCGCGATGATGTCCGCTGTATTCGCCCCTTTCATTTACGTCCTCGCCGCAGCCGGCCTCATCCAGGGCGCGCTGATCATCATCACCGCGGCCGCACCGGGCTTCAAGGAGACCGGCACCTACGAGGTCTTCTCCCTCATCTCCTGGGCGCAGTTCACCTTCCTGCCCATCTCATCGCGGTGA
- the dapD gene encoding 2,3,4,5-tetrahydropyridine-2,6-dicarboxylate N-succinyltransferase yields MTSALAIGLATVTPDGTVLDAWFPAPELADTATTGTTTLTGAEVSADLASLTGVDAARGVERIAVRTEIADLDAAPVDAYDAYLRLHLLSHRLVKPHGQNLDGIFGLLTNVVWTNFGPCLPAGFELTRAKLQARGPVIVYSVDKFPRMVDYVLPTGVRIGDADRVRLGAHLAEGTTVMHEGFVNFNAGTLGNSMVEGRISAGVVVDDGSDVGGGASIMGTLSGGGKQVISLGKRCLLGANSGCGIPLGDDCVIEAGLYVTAGSKVIVRAAVAEALGKQDGDTTKALELAGANNILFRRNSLSGAIEATAWKSEAVALNDALHAN; encoded by the coding sequence ATGACTTCTGCACTTGCCATTGGACTTGCCACCGTGACCCCCGACGGAACCGTGCTCGACGCCTGGTTCCCGGCCCCTGAGCTGGCCGACACCGCCACCACCGGGACCACCACCCTGACCGGCGCCGAGGTCTCCGCCGACCTCGCCTCCCTGACGGGTGTCGACGCAGCCCGCGGAGTCGAGCGCATCGCCGTCCGCACCGAGATCGCCGACCTCGACGCCGCACCGGTCGACGCCTACGACGCCTACCTGCGCCTGCACCTGCTTTCCCACCGCCTAGTCAAACCTCACGGCCAGAACCTCGACGGCATCTTCGGCCTGCTCACCAACGTGGTGTGGACCAACTTCGGCCCGTGCCTGCCCGCGGGCTTCGAGCTCACCCGCGCCAAGCTGCAGGCCCGCGGCCCGGTCATCGTCTACTCCGTGGACAAGTTCCCGCGCATGGTCGACTACGTCCTGCCCACCGGCGTGCGCATCGGCGACGCCGACCGCGTCCGCCTCGGCGCCCACCTTGCAGAGGGCACCACGGTCATGCACGAGGGCTTCGTCAACTTCAACGCCGGCACGCTCGGCAATTCGATGGTCGAGGGCCGCATCTCCGCGGGCGTCGTCGTCGATGACGGCTCCGACGTCGGCGGCGGCGCCTCCATCATGGGTACTCTGTCTGGCGGCGGCAAGCAGGTCATCTCCCTGGGCAAGCGCTGCCTGCTCGGCGCCAACTCCGGCTGCGGCATCCCGCTCGGCGACGACTGCGTCATCGAGGCAGGCCTCTACGTGACCGCCGGTTCCAAGGTCATCGTCCGCGCCGCCGTGGCAGAGGCCCTGGGCAAGCAGGACGGCGACACCACCAAGGCGCTCGAGCTGGCGGGCGCGAACAACATACTGTTCCGCCGCAACTCCCTGTCCGGCGCGATCGAGGCCACCGCGTGGAAGTCCGAGGCGGTCGCGCTCAACGACGCGCTGCACGCCAACTAA